The proteins below come from a single Chryseobacterium capnotolerans genomic window:
- a CDS encoding PLP-dependent cysteine synthase family protein, whose amino-acid sequence MMSKIEKNEFNKKCLSPELESRFKHLWHLIGNTPMLELQYIYKGKPGKIYVKCENYNLTGSIKDRMALYILYKAYMNCHIRPEDTIIEATSGNTGIAFSAIGKALGHQVKIIMPNWLSKERIDIIKSMGAEIELISKEEGGFLGSIQLSEKLAAKGGVFLPRQFENQYNAEAHEMTTGKEILLQLSSKGLTPDAFVAGVGTGGTVMGIGKQLRNHHPNIKIHPLEPLESPTLTTGYKIGSHRIQGISDEFIPAIVKLNELDHVICAADGDSIIVAQKLAKQLGLAVGISSGANIIGAIKLKEQMGDDATTVTLLPDDNKKYLSTDLMKEEPMKNDYISKELTFTGFSTISRLEKPLLGL is encoded by the coding sequence ATGATGTCAAAAATTGAAAAAAACGAGTTTAACAAAAAATGTCTGTCTCCTGAATTAGAAAGCAGATTCAAACACTTATGGCACCTAATCGGCAACACTCCCATGCTCGAATTACAATATATTTATAAAGGTAAGCCTGGAAAAATATATGTAAAATGTGAAAACTATAATCTTACGGGTAGTATTAAAGACCGTATGGCCTTATATATTTTATACAAGGCCTATATGAACTGTCATATCCGTCCCGAAGATACCATCATTGAAGCCACCAGTGGCAATACAGGAATTGCCTTTTCTGCTATCGGAAAAGCTTTAGGCCATCAGGTTAAAATTATTATGCCTAATTGGCTAAGCAAAGAGCGTATAGATATTATAAAAAGCATGGGAGCTGAGATTGAACTCATATCCAAGGAAGAAGGAGGCTTTTTAGGGAGTATTCAATTAAGTGAAAAACTGGCAGCTAAAGGTGGTGTGTTTTTGCCACGTCAATTTGAAAATCAATATAATGCCGAAGCTCATGAGATGACAACAGGAAAAGAAATTCTACTACAGCTTTCTTCTAAAGGGCTGACACCTGATGCATTCGTCGCTGGAGTGGGTACCGGAGGAACAGTAATGGGAATAGGAAAACAATTAAGAAATCACCATCCCAATATTAAAATTCATCCTTTAGAGCCATTGGAAAGTCCTACCTTAACGACCGGATACAAAATAGGATCTCATCGTATACAAGGGATTTCAGATGAGTTTATCCCTGCGATTGTAAAATTGAATGAATTGGATCATGTTATATGTGCGGCAGATGGAGACTCTATCATTGTAGCTCAAAAGCTGGCAAAACAACTTGGATTAGCTGTAGGAATTTCTTCAGGAGCCAATATTATTGGGGCTATAAAATTAAAAGAACAAATGGGAGATGATGCTACTACTGTAACATTGCTTCCTGATGATAATAAAAAATATTTAAGTACCGATTTGATGAAAGAAGAACCGATGAAGAATGATTATATTTCTAAAGAGCTGACCTTTACAGGCTTTTCAACTATTTCACGACTTGAAAAGCCATTATTAGGTCTCTAA
- a CDS encoding Lrp/AsnC family transcriptional regulator, translated as MKLDAIDIKLLRLLQEDATLNNKQLSLELHLSIAAIHERVKKLRANEYIKKTVVLLDRHKLGLGLISFSQVFLKAHTFEVLQEFEKEVVKLPEVMECYQIAGSYDFLLRVVTEDMDAYNLFLRYKLSLLPHVNTVHTYFALSEVKSVTAFPLKL; from the coding sequence ATGAAATTGGATGCTATTGACATAAAGCTGCTAAGGCTGTTGCAGGAAGATGCTACTTTGAATAATAAACAACTTTCTCTAGAACTGCATTTATCAATTGCTGCTATACATGAACGTGTTAAAAAACTTAGAGCTAACGAATATATTAAAAAGACAGTAGTGCTATTAGATAGACATAAATTGGGACTAGGATTAATCTCTTTTTCCCAGGTTTTTTTGAAAGCCCATACTTTTGAAGTTCTTCAGGAATTTGAAAAGGAAGTTGTTAAGCTTCCGGAAGTGATGGAGTGCTACCAGATCGCAGGCTCGTATGATTTTTTGCTTCGCGTTGTTACAGAAGATATGGACGCTTATAATCTGTTCCTGCGGTATAAACTATCCTTACTTCCGCATGTGAATACAGTTCATACATATTTTGCATTATCTGAGGTGAAAAGTGTTACAGCGTTTCCTCTGAAATTATAA